A stretch of the Osmerus eperlanus chromosome 10, fOsmEpe2.1, whole genome shotgun sequence genome encodes the following:
- the LOC134027781 gene encoding sodium/potassium/calcium exchanger 1-like isoform X1 produces MHLPQRRRLHHSRILFFLSGVLLCCIYTLTFKARLSEPWLALQTAKDAGGKEDDDSVLKIDTRDLTVSNVTEVDVMSESTQAPLVITVNRTDLKHCIYVDHEPPELTSAPTPTTPAPTTIPSNPEEPPHSKGEYPEDIFSVEQRKEGWVVLHILGMIYMFVSLAIVCDEFFVPALGVITDRLKISDDVAGATFMAAGGSAPELFTSLIGVFISHSNIGIGTIVGSAVFNILFVIGMCAVFSREMLYLTWWPLFRDVSFYIVDLLMLIVFFLDNTIMWWESMMLVGGYVSYVSFMKFNVQIEHAVKTQLNKHMSSVKALEEPEKESGPQPPPDPKQNNQPKPHNPPSPQPARDHAKLKVKPILQRGGSNASLHNSNLRNTIFQLMIHTLDPVGEDTVFRGDIRGPGQRRTRRVRKKIKTEVLNPQVREKLECKSHCKAEALSGCVYFFCPRSGIDKKPDQANSVSVQVSPVAEPSTSEPAKMEEKEKTEQPEKTEQPDKQPNEILSEVAAVCPGEDEDLGGSDEDESSDDDEDDDDDDDDSGDQDDEEAGEEQEEEEEVEEPLSLEWPETRRKQITYLLLLPIVFPLWLTVPDVRNPGSRKYFAMTFIGSIMWIAIFSYLMVWWAHQVGETIGISEEIMGLTILAAGTSIPDLITSVIVARKGLGDMAVSSSVGSNIFDITMGLPVPWLMFSMLHGGVPVAVNSNGLFCAIVLLFLMLLFVIISIAACHWKMSRALGFTMFLLYFVFLILSVMLEDRLIICPISI; encoded by the exons ATGCATCTGCCTCAAAGAAGGAGACTCCATCATAGTCGCATACTCTTCTTCCTCTCAGGTGTGTTGTTATGCTGCATCTACACACTAACTTTCAAGGCCAGGCTCTCAGAGCCATGGCTCGCCCTCCAGACAGCGAAGGACGCTGGGGGAAAGGAGGACGATGATAGCGTTTTAAAGATAGACACACGGGACCTTACTGTGTCTAATGTGACTGAGGTAGATGTTATGTCTGAGAGTACCCAGGCACCCCTAGTAATAACCGTCAACAGGACTGACCTCAAACACTGTATCTATGTGGACCACGAGCCTCCAGAGCTCACTTCAGCTCCAACTCCCACAACCCCTGCACCAACCACCATCCCTTCGAACCCCGAAGAACCCCCTCACAGTAAGGGAGAGTATCCAGAAGACATCTTTTCTGTGGAACAACGTAAAGAAGGCTGGGTGGTTCTACACATCCTAGGGATGATCTACATGTTTGTTTCCCTTGCCATCGTTTGCGATGAGTTCTTTGTGCCTGCGCTGGGCGTCATTACTGACAGGTTGAAGATCTCTGACGATGTCGCTGGGGCAACATTTATGGCCGCTGGTGGCTCGGCCCCTGAGCTTTTCACCTCTCTAATAGGGGTCTTCATCTCCCATAGCAATATTGGCATCGGCACCATTGTTGGCTCAGCTGTCTTCAACATCCTGTTTGTGATTGGCATGTGTGCCGTCTTCTCCAGGGAGATGTTGTATCTCACCTGGTGGCCCCTGTTCAGGGATGTGTCCTTTTACATTGTGGATCTCCTAATGCTAATAGTCTTTTTTCTGGACAACACCATTATGTGGTGGGAAAGCATGATGCTAGTTGGTGGGTATGTGTCCTACGTGAGCTTCATGAAGTTCAACGTTCAGATTGAACATGCTGTCAAGACACAGCTCAACAAGCACATGAGCAGCGTCAAAGCCCTGGAAGAGCCAGAGAAG GAGAGTGGACCACAACCCCCTCCGgatccaaaacaaaacaaccaaccgAAACCACACAACCCGCCATCGCCACAGCCTGCAAGGGACCATGCCAaattaaag GTGAAGCCTATTTTACAGCGAGGGGGCAGTAATGCTTCCCTCCACAACAGCAACTTGAGGAACACCATCTTCCAACTCATGATCCACACTCTGGACCCAGTGGGAGAAG ATACAGTCTTTAGAGGGGACATTAGAGGCCCCGGCCAGAGGAGAACTAGACGAG TGAGAAAAAAAATCAAGACTGAGGTGTTGAACCCCCAGGTCAGAGAGAAGTTAGAATGCAAGTCCCACTGCAAAGCTGAAG CCCTGTCGGGTTGTGTCTACTTTTTCTGTCCTCGTTCAGGTATAGACAAGAAGCCTGATCAGGCCAACTCTGTCAGTGTGCAGGTGAGCCCCGTGGCCGAGCCCTCCACATCTGAGCCCGCCAagatggaagagaaggagaaaacagAGCAGCCAGAGAAAACAGAGCAGCCAGACAAACAACCAAATGAGATACTCTCTGAG GTTGCAGCAGTCTGCCCAGGTGAGGATGAAGACCTGGGGGGCAGCGATGAAGATGAGAgcagtgatgatgatgaagatgatgacgaTGACGATGACGACAGTGGGGATCAAGATGATGAAGAGGCGGGGGAGGagcaagaagaggaagaagaggttgAAGAACCACTGTCATTAGAATGGCCAGAAACTAGGCGCAAACAGATCACCTATCTCCTGCTGCTGCCCATTGTGTTCCCTTTGTGGCTCACTGTGCCTGATGTTCGCAATCCA GGATCGAGAAAGTACTTTGCTATGACGTTCATCGGCTCTATCATGTGGATTGCAATATTTTCCTATCTAATGGTGTGGTGGGCTCATCAG GTGGGTGAGACTATAGGCATCTCAGAAGAGATCATGGGCCTGACCATCCTGGCGGCAGGCACCTCCATTCCGGACCTCATCACCAGCGTGATCGTGGCTCGTAAAGGCCTGGGAGACATGGCTGTGTCCAGCTCGGTCGGCAGCAACATCTTTGACATCACTATGGG CCTTCCAGTCCCCTGGCTCATGTTCTCCATGTTACATGGCGGTGTGCCTGTGGCGGTCAACTCCAACGGCCTCTTCTGCGCCATCGTGCTGCTGTTCCTCATGCTGCTCTTCGTGATCATCTCCATCGCAGCCTGCCACTGGAAGATGAGCCGTGCGCTGGGCTTCACCATGTTCCTGCTCTACTTTGTGTTCCTGATCCTCAGCGTCATGCTCGAGGACCGCCTCATCATCTGCCCCATTTCCATTTGA
- the LOC134027781 gene encoding sodium/potassium/calcium exchanger 1-like isoform X2, with protein sequence MHLPQRRRLHHSRILFFLSGVLLCCIYTLTFKARLSEPWLALQTAKDAGGKEDDDSVLKIDTRDLTVSNVTEVDVMSESTQAPLVITVNRTDLKHCIYVDHEPPELTSAPTPTTPAPTTIPSNPEEPPHSKGEYPEDIFSVEQRKEGWVVLHILGMIYMFVSLAIVCDEFFVPALGVITDRLKISDDVAGATFMAAGGSAPELFTSLIGVFISHSNIGIGTIVGSAVFNILFVIGMCAVFSREMLYLTWWPLFRDVSFYIVDLLMLIVFFLDNTIMWWESMMLVGGYVSYVSFMKFNVQIEHAVKTQLNKHMSSVKALEEPEKESGPQPPPDPKQNNQPKPHNPPSPQPARDHAKLKVKPILQRGGSNASLHNSNLRNTIFQLMIHTLDPVGEALSGCVYFFCPRSGIDKKPDQANSVSVQVSPVAEPSTSEPAKMEEKEKTEQPEKTEQPDKQPNEILSEVAAVCPGEDEDLGGSDEDESSDDDEDDDDDDDDSGDQDDEEAGEEQEEEEEVEEPLSLEWPETRRKQITYLLLLPIVFPLWLTVPDVRNPGSRKYFAMTFIGSIMWIAIFSYLMVWWAHQVGETIGISEEIMGLTILAAGTSIPDLITSVIVARKGLGDMAVSSSVGSNIFDITMGLPVPWLMFSMLHGGVPVAVNSNGLFCAIVLLFLMLLFVIISIAACHWKMSRALGFTMFLLYFVFLILSVMLEDRLIICPISI encoded by the exons ATGCATCTGCCTCAAAGAAGGAGACTCCATCATAGTCGCATACTCTTCTTCCTCTCAGGTGTGTTGTTATGCTGCATCTACACACTAACTTTCAAGGCCAGGCTCTCAGAGCCATGGCTCGCCCTCCAGACAGCGAAGGACGCTGGGGGAAAGGAGGACGATGATAGCGTTTTAAAGATAGACACACGGGACCTTACTGTGTCTAATGTGACTGAGGTAGATGTTATGTCTGAGAGTACCCAGGCACCCCTAGTAATAACCGTCAACAGGACTGACCTCAAACACTGTATCTATGTGGACCACGAGCCTCCAGAGCTCACTTCAGCTCCAACTCCCACAACCCCTGCACCAACCACCATCCCTTCGAACCCCGAAGAACCCCCTCACAGTAAGGGAGAGTATCCAGAAGACATCTTTTCTGTGGAACAACGTAAAGAAGGCTGGGTGGTTCTACACATCCTAGGGATGATCTACATGTTTGTTTCCCTTGCCATCGTTTGCGATGAGTTCTTTGTGCCTGCGCTGGGCGTCATTACTGACAGGTTGAAGATCTCTGACGATGTCGCTGGGGCAACATTTATGGCCGCTGGTGGCTCGGCCCCTGAGCTTTTCACCTCTCTAATAGGGGTCTTCATCTCCCATAGCAATATTGGCATCGGCACCATTGTTGGCTCAGCTGTCTTCAACATCCTGTTTGTGATTGGCATGTGTGCCGTCTTCTCCAGGGAGATGTTGTATCTCACCTGGTGGCCCCTGTTCAGGGATGTGTCCTTTTACATTGTGGATCTCCTAATGCTAATAGTCTTTTTTCTGGACAACACCATTATGTGGTGGGAAAGCATGATGCTAGTTGGTGGGTATGTGTCCTACGTGAGCTTCATGAAGTTCAACGTTCAGATTGAACATGCTGTCAAGACACAGCTCAACAAGCACATGAGCAGCGTCAAAGCCCTGGAAGAGCCAGAGAAG GAGAGTGGACCACAACCCCCTCCGgatccaaaacaaaacaaccaaccgAAACCACACAACCCGCCATCGCCACAGCCTGCAAGGGACCATGCCAaattaaag GTGAAGCCTATTTTACAGCGAGGGGGCAGTAATGCTTCCCTCCACAACAGCAACTTGAGGAACACCATCTTCCAACTCATGATCCACACTCTGGACCCAGTGGGAGAAG CCCTGTCGGGTTGTGTCTACTTTTTCTGTCCTCGTTCAGGTATAGACAAGAAGCCTGATCAGGCCAACTCTGTCAGTGTGCAGGTGAGCCCCGTGGCCGAGCCCTCCACATCTGAGCCCGCCAagatggaagagaaggagaaaacagAGCAGCCAGAGAAAACAGAGCAGCCAGACAAACAACCAAATGAGATACTCTCTGAG GTTGCAGCAGTCTGCCCAGGTGAGGATGAAGACCTGGGGGGCAGCGATGAAGATGAGAgcagtgatgatgatgaagatgatgacgaTGACGATGACGACAGTGGGGATCAAGATGATGAAGAGGCGGGGGAGGagcaagaagaggaagaagaggttgAAGAACCACTGTCATTAGAATGGCCAGAAACTAGGCGCAAACAGATCACCTATCTCCTGCTGCTGCCCATTGTGTTCCCTTTGTGGCTCACTGTGCCTGATGTTCGCAATCCA GGATCGAGAAAGTACTTTGCTATGACGTTCATCGGCTCTATCATGTGGATTGCAATATTTTCCTATCTAATGGTGTGGTGGGCTCATCAG GTGGGTGAGACTATAGGCATCTCAGAAGAGATCATGGGCCTGACCATCCTGGCGGCAGGCACCTCCATTCCGGACCTCATCACCAGCGTGATCGTGGCTCGTAAAGGCCTGGGAGACATGGCTGTGTCCAGCTCGGTCGGCAGCAACATCTTTGACATCACTATGGG CCTTCCAGTCCCCTGGCTCATGTTCTCCATGTTACATGGCGGTGTGCCTGTGGCGGTCAACTCCAACGGCCTCTTCTGCGCCATCGTGCTGCTGTTCCTCATGCTGCTCTTCGTGATCATCTCCATCGCAGCCTGCCACTGGAAGATGAGCCGTGCGCTGGGCTTCACCATGTTCCTGCTCTACTTTGTGTTCCTGATCCTCAGCGTCATGCTCGAGGACCGCCTCATCATCTGCCCCATTTCCATTTGA